From the genome of bacterium, one region includes:
- the mce gene encoding methylmalonyl-CoA epimerase yields the protein MKKPKLDHIGIAVEDLEASIEVYRNLGFEVESVDDVPGFGVKVGFLPMETGSVELVQPVKEDSAMAKFLEKKGGGIHHLCFEVYDIRAELKRLEAAGVELVDKVPRHGAHGTLVAFLHPKSTGGVLIELAQKG from the coding sequence ATGAAAAAGCCCAAATTAGACCACATCGGCATAGCGGTAGAAGACCTTGAAGCCTCCATCGAGGTCTATCGGAACCTCGGTTTTGAGGTCGAGAGCGTTGACGACGTTCCCGGTTTCGGGGTGAAGGTGGGCTTCCTGCCCATGGAAACCGGCAGCGTGGAGCTGGTCCAGCCGGTCAAAGAGGACAGCGCCATGGCCAAATTCCTGGAGAAAAAGGGAGGGGGGATCCACCACCTGTGCTTCGAGGTCTACGACATCCGGGCGGAGCTCAAAAGGCTCGAGGCGGCTGGAGTTGAGCTGGTGGATAAGGTACCGAGGCACGGTGCCCACGGGACGCTGGTTGCGTTCCTGCATCCGAAGAGCACAGGAGGGGTGCTCATAGAATTAGCCCAGAAGGGCTAA